From Nomascus leucogenys isolate Asia unplaced genomic scaffold, Asia_NLE_v1 000757F_102708_qpd_obj, whole genome shotgun sequence, the proteins below share one genomic window:
- the LOC115834101 gene encoding puromycin-sensitive aminopeptidase-like: MLKLHKQADTQEEKNRIERVLGATLLPDLIQKVLTFALSEEVRPQDTVSVIGGVAGGSKHGRKAAWKFIKDNWEELYNRYQGGFLISRLIKLSVEGFAVDKMAGEVKAFFESHPAPSAERTIQQCCENILLNAAWLKRDAESIHQYLLQRKVSPPTV, from the exons ATGTTAAAA CTTCATAAACAAGCAGATACGCAAGAAGAGAAAAACCGAATCGAAAGAGTCCTTGGCGCTACTCTCTTGCCTGACCTGATTCAAAAAGTCCTCACGTTTGCACTTTCA GAAGAGGTACGTCCACAGGACACTGTATCGGTAATTGGTGGAGTAGCTGGAGGCAGCAAGCATGGAAGGAAAGCTGCTTGGAAATTCATAAAGGACAACTGGGAAGAACTTTATAACCGATACCAGGGAGGATTCTTAATATCCAGACTAATAAAG CTATCAGTTGAGGGATTTGCAGTTGATAAAATGGCTGGAGAGGTTAAG GCTTTCTTCGAGAGTcacccagctccttcagctgagcGTACCATCCAGCAGTGTTGTGAAAATATTCTGCTGAATGCTGCTTGGCTAAAGCGAGATGCCGAGAGCATCCACCAGTACCTCCTTCAGCGGAAGGTCTCACCACCCACAGTGTGA